The following proteins come from a genomic window of Paenibacillus sp. CAA11:
- a CDS encoding LacI family DNA-binding transcriptional regulator, with protein MKNNVTMRDIAEKLGVSSVTVSKALNDKEGVSEELKLRIKNLASEMGYRYNTAAKSIKEGLSYNIGVIIPERFTGLAQSFYLRVYHSISRVLEHYGYYGILNILTNEDEEQLNLPRIYYEKKVDGIIILGQVSKNYIEIVENMDLPKIFMDFYDEHADIDSVVTDNFYAAYELTNYLIRQGHRNIAYVGNLYSTSSIQDRFLGYYKSLLEHCIPLNQSYILNDRDEKGKYVDIDLPEELPTAFVCNCDQVAYNLTHKLKELGLDIPQDCSVVGFDNDIYATLTSPNLTTVEVDVEQMARTCVKSIMDKIANPNRRFGRVLVQGKIIYRDSVSQAKTHTKSFPATS; from the coding sequence CTCTCAACGATAAGGAAGGAGTAAGCGAGGAGCTCAAGCTCAGAATTAAAAACCTGGCCTCTGAAATGGGGTATCGTTATAATACCGCCGCCAAATCAATCAAAGAAGGCCTTTCCTACAATATCGGCGTAATTATCCCAGAGCGGTTTACAGGGCTTGCGCAATCCTTCTATTTAAGGGTATACCACAGCATCTCCCGCGTTCTGGAGCATTACGGCTATTACGGCATCCTTAATATTCTGACCAATGAAGATGAAGAACAGCTTAACCTGCCTCGCATTTACTATGAGAAGAAGGTAGACGGTATTATCATATTGGGTCAGGTATCGAAGAACTATATCGAGATTGTGGAGAACATGGATCTGCCTAAGATTTTCATGGATTTCTATGATGAGCATGCGGATATTGATTCTGTTGTCACAGACAACTTCTATGCAGCGTATGAGCTGACGAATTACCTGATCCGCCAAGGACACCGCAATATTGCCTATGTTGGGAACCTGTATTCCACCAGCAGTATTCAGGACCGGTTCCTGGGCTATTACAAGTCACTGCTTGAGCACTGCATCCCATTAAATCAGAGCTACATTCTGAATGACCGGGATGAGAAGGGTAAGTATGTGGATATTGATCTTCCCGAGGAATTGCCTACGGCCTTTGTGTGTAACTGCGATCAGGTGGCTTACAATCTGACGCATAAACTTAAAGAGCTGGGACTGGACATCCCTCAAGATTGTTCAGTGGTCGGCTTCGATAACGATATCTATGCCACATTGACCTCACCAAACTTAACGACCGTAGAGGTTGATGTAGAGCAGATGGCAAGAACCTGTGTCAAATCGATTATGGATAAGATCGCAAATCCAAATCGGCGATTCGGCAGAGTGCTGGTGCAGGGCAAGATCATATACCGAGACTCTGTAAGTCAAGCTAAGACCCACACCAAGTCATTTCCCGCCACTTCATAA